A window of Gallaecimonas kandeliae genomic DNA:
GTTTCTGGACGACATGAATTTGAAAAGCCTGGGCGATTTGCCCGAGCTGATGGACATCACCAACCCAGCCGAGAGGCTCGAAGAGGAAACCCCATGACAGAGAAATTGCAGAAAGTCCTGGCCCGTGCCGGCCACGGCTCCCGCCGCCAGCTTGAAGCCCTGATCGCCGCCGGCCGCATCAGCGTCAACGGCAAGGTCGCCACCCTGGGCGACCGTATCGACAGCCATGCCGAAGTGCGTATCGACGGCCATATAGTGCCCATCAGCAGCTCCGAAGAGGTGGTCTGCCGAGTGCTGATGTACAACAAGCCCGAAGGCGAACTCTGCTCGCGCAAGGATCCCGAAGGCAGGGCCACCGTCTTCGACCGCCTACCGCGCCTCAAGCAGGGCCGCTGGGTGGCCGTCGGCCGCCTCGACATCAACACCTCTGGCCTGCTGCTGTTCACCACAGACGGCGAGCTGGCCAACCGCTTGATGCACCCCAGCCACCAGGTGGAGCGGGAGTACCAGGTGCGCATCTTCGGTGAAGTGACAGACGCCATGCTCAAGACCTTGCGCAAGGGCGTGCAGCTTGAAGACGGCCCGGCCCACTTCAACAGCATCAGGTTCACCGGCGGCGAAGGCATGAACCAATGGTTCGCCGTCACCCTGGCAGAGGGCCGCAACCGCGAAGTGCGCCGGCTTTGGGAATCCCAGGGAGTACAGGTGTCGCGCCTTATCCGTACCCAGTACGGCAAGATGGATCTCGACCGCCAACTGCCCCAGGGCGGCTGGAAGGAGCTGGCCAAGCCCGAAGTCAACTACCTGCGCACCCTGGTAGGCCTGCCGGAAGAGACTCGTACCCTGTTGGACGAGCGGGCCGACGCCAAGGACAACCCTTATGTCCTTGCCGCCCGTATCCGCCGCGCCGTCAAGCGTGACAAGGCCAGGGAAACAGAGCAGGGCCGTGGCCAGCAGCGCCAGGAAAAGCCCCGCCAGGAAAAGCCCGGCAAAGAAGGTCCCAGGCTGCGCGGCGAGCAAGCCGGCACCAAGAAGCCGGGCCGCCCCGGTGACAAGGCCCGTCAAGGTGGCGAACAGGGAAGGCCTGCCCGCCCCGGCGGCCGCAAGGCCCCCACCAGGGCCGGCCGCAATGAGAGCCGCCGCAAGCCCTGATAAAAAAAGCCGCCCTTTGGGCGGCTTTTTCGTTGGGGTGCTTTAGAAGCGGTAGTTGACCCTGAAGTAGGCGAAACGGCCTTGGGCGGACGCTGTCTCGGTGTCGTAGCCCATGAAGTCGTTGTCGGAGAAGGGCGGCTTCTCGTTGAAGAGGTTGTTGGCGCCCAGCGTCAGTTTCCAGTGCTCCAGGCCCTGGTAGCTGACGCTGGTGTCCAACGTCACGAAGCGGTCCACCGTGCCGTCGGCGCCGACGTCGACGTTGTCTTCGTACTGGCCGATGTAGTTGACCCTGGCGGTGGCGGCCCAGTCGTTCAGGCTCCAATCCAGGGCGGCGTTCCAGCGCCATTCGGGGTGGCGCCACTTGCCGGCCAGGTTACGTTCTTTGCCGTCTGCCTTGATCTCCTTGAAGTTGTTCACCCAGGTCAGCAGGTAGCTCAGGTTGAAGAGGCCAACGTTGCTGTCCAGGTGGTAGCGCATGTCGAGATCGATGCCGTCTGTCTTCTGGCCACCGAGGTTCTGGTACTGGTCGACTATCTGGAAGATGCGGCCGGGCACGCCGTTGGCGGCCGGTTCACGGATCACCTGGAAGTTGTCTTCCGCTACCCCATTGGCCATTTGCGTCAAACGGTACTGGGTGTCGGTGTCGATGAGGTTCTTCTGGTCGTAATTCCAGTAGTCCATCACCACTTCCAGTGCGTCGAGGGGCTGCCAGACCATGCCGAGGTTGTAGGAGTCGGATTTCTCCGGCTTCAGATCCGGGTTACCGGACAGGATCACGGTGCGCTCCAGGCCTTTGCAGTCCTCATCGGCTCCGGTTTTCTCGCAGCGCAGCGGGTCTGTAAGACTTGGCGACTCTTGGGTCGGGCCCAGGCCCAGCTGCACCAGGGATGGGGCGCGGAAGGCCTTGCCCCAGGAGCCGCGCAGCATCAGATCCTCTGTGACCTTGTACTGCAGGGCGACTTTGGGGCTGGTGTTGGTGCCGAAGTCGGAATAGTGCTCGTAACGCAGGGCCAACTGGGCTTCCAGTTTTTCCACTATCGGCAGGGCCAGTTCGCCGTAGACCGAATACTGGTTGCGGCTGCCGAAGGCGGTGGTGGCTTCGGTGCCGAACACCTCGCCGCGCAGGAACAGCTCGTCCGGGACGTCTTCTATCTCCTCCTGGCGGTATTCGACGCCGACGGCGTATTGGCTGTCGCCGCCGGGCAGGGCGAAGGCGTCACCGGAGATCTGGCCGTCCCAGGCCTTGGTCACGGAGCGGCCGGAACGGGTGGTCTGGACGCTGATATCGTCGATGACCGCCGGATCCTGCTCTGTGGCGAAGGGGTTGTAGAGGCCGGCGTTGATGGCGTCCTGGAAGCGGGAACTCTGCACAAAGCCGGACTTGCCGTATTCGTGGCTGCGGGAGCGGGAGTAGGTGTAGGACAGTTCCCAGTCGAAAGCGTTTTGCTGGCCGTTCAGGCCCAGCACCAGGCGCTGGTTGTCCGCTTCCACCTGCTTGTGGCGGGCACCGGCTTCGGTGGTGCGGCGGCGCATGGTCAGGTCTTCACCCGGGAAGGGGTTGGTGGCTGCGCCAGAGGTGAACAGGGGGTTGTCCGCCAGCATGTAGAACTCCCCGAAGGAGGGGCTGGGGGCGCCATGCACGTTGCTGGTGGAGTGCTGGACGTTGGCTTCCATGAAGCCGGTGATGTTTTCGGTGATCTCCTGC
This region includes:
- a CDS encoding TonB-dependent receptor, with protein sequence MYRKTLLATAVLSTLAASSLAQAADDKKDDQVERIEVTGSHIRRADLEGPSPVLYIDANQIARSGARDLGELLKKLPVAGNGSFSPQGNDSDSTANGSAGISLRGLGADSTLVLLNGRRIAVNAFAQGIDTAFVDINAIPVAAIERIDVLKDGASAIYGSDAIAGVVNVILKKNFDGTEINASMGDTKDGGGAEKSASLLWGHGDDKAHTTVILDYFKRDETFYSDRSYSRNADQSSRGGTDHRSSSGNPGSYIPATVGADGSITPKSDLYEWQPDVNCPVEDRIGAYCRFNYAPWMTLNPSTERTGLILTHQQEITENITGFMEANVQHSTSNVHGAPSPSFGEFYMLADNPLFTSGAATNPFPGEDLTMRRRTTEAGARHKQVEADNQRLVLGLNGQQNAFDWELSYTYSRSRSHEYGKSGFVQSSRFQDAINAGLYNPFATEQDPAVIDDISVQTTRSGRSVTKAWDGQISGDAFALPGGDSQYAVGVEYRQEEIEDVPDELFLRGEVFGTEATTAFGSRNQYSVYGELALPIVEKLEAQLALRYEHYSDFGTNTSPKVALQYKVTEDLMLRGSWGKAFRAPSLVQLGLGPTQESPSLTDPLRCEKTGADEDCKGLERTVILSGNPDLKPEKSDSYNLGMVWQPLDALEVVMDYWNYDQKNLIDTDTQYRLTQMANGVAEDNFQVIREPAANGVPGRIFQIVDQYQNLGGQKTDGIDLDMRYHLDSNVGLFNLSYLLTWVNNFKEIKADGKERNLAGKWRHPEWRWNAALDWSLNDWAATARVNYIGQYEDNVDVGADGTVDRFVTLDTSVSYQGLEHWKLTLGANNLFNEKPPFSDNDFMGYDTETASAQGRFAYFRVNYRF